CTGCTCCGGGCGGTATGACTCATGGTCGGCGCCCGGTGTCAGGGTAAAAGCGCCGCGGCCGCCCGCACGGTACAGGAAGGGAATGTTGAACCGGACTGTATTCGTGCGGTAGAAATTATCCTGGGAGCCCCATCCTACAGTATTTGAAAGGTCGGAGTAATGTTCCCGGGTATAGATGTGATAGAGATTCGGTTCGGCTTCCAGACGGTCATGGAAAAAGCGGCCCAGGGTAAACCGGGCCTGAAAGAGATTACGGGTAGTCGCCAGCCATGCACCGGAGTTCTGGACGATGTCCCTGCCGGGGAGTTCCTTACGGTTGGAGAGAAGATGTTCGGAGAGATCAAGGATTATATCGGCGCCAATCAAAGCGCGGTACTTGCCCATGAGATTTCCTTCACGGAATCCGTCGTTTTTACGCACTGTCCAGTAGTCGTCATCTGGATTATATGCAGTGCCGTTGTCGCTCTTGAACTGAAAGGCATTGTTCGAGGAGGAAAATCCGCCGGAAAGAAGCATCTGACCCTTGCCGGCCGGAAATTGCCCGAGCGAGTGAACGGTCATTGTATTGAACGAGCCGTATCCCACACTGAAATTCCGGTTGCTCGTGAGAAAATCCCGGGTCCGGATATTGATCACCCCGCCGGCAGCGCTGCCGCCGAACTGGGCAGGGGCGCCGCTCCGCCAGACTTCCACCTGCTCGGTCTGGGAAAGGGGAATGGTGGAGAGGTTCACCGCGCCGCCGTTAGCCTCGTTCAGGAGCATACCGTCGATGTAGACCTGAACCTGCTGGGAATTGGAGCCTCGGAGAGATACTTCGGTATAATCTCCCAGGCCTCCCATGGTCTGGATACCTGCGCCCGGCGTTTCCATGATCACATCGGCCACTGTTTTGGCCCGATCCTCGAATTCCGCCCGCTTCACCACCGCAATCATCGCCGGTTTGTTCGCGGCTGCTTCGCTTTCTTCCGCGGGGCGGGAAACCACCACCACTTCGTCGGATTCGTATACCCGCTCCTTCATGACCACCGCCAGGGGTTTCGGGTCAGCGAGAGGAAGCCGGATATTCAGACGATAGTCCTCCAATCCCAGCCGGGACATGACGACCAGGAGGGTGTATTTCCCGGCCGGCACCTTCTCAAAGCGGAATAAACCCGCTGTGTCGGTGGTATCCTTCATCGCCCCCGGTATAAGAGTCACGAGAGCGCCGGGGATGGCAGTTCCGGTCCTGTCGGTAACCTTCCCTTCCAAAGAATAACGCGGCTCTTCCGAAAACAGGGAACCTGCGCATACAGAAGCGAGTATAAATATCGAAAGTACAATGCAATAAAGGGTATTTCTGAATTGAAAAAGCACCATGAACTCCCCTTAGGCAAAAAAAATCCCCGGTCCTTGATCAGGAACCGGGGTGCCGTTTATCACCTTGGAAAGGGGACACTCCTCATAAACCCGAAGGAGTTGTCCACTCTGGAAAGAGTAGAGGGTCGGTCTTCTGGCTTCCGGGTCATTCCGACTGCCCAGCCTTCCCATCGTAACGACAGTGGCATTCATTCGGCAGCAGTCGCCGGTTACAGCGGCGGGTCCGCAGCGGATTTGCACCGCTTTCCCAAATGCTTTCTTTTTTGAAAGCAAACCCGGTAACAAAATACTATAAAAAAAAGTTTGAGTCA
This Candidatus Latescibacter sp. DNA region includes the following protein-coding sequences:
- a CDS encoding TonB-dependent receptor translates to MVLFQFRNTLYCIVLSIFILASVCAGSLFSEEPRYSLEGKVTDRTGTAIPGALVTLIPGAMKDTTDTAGLFRFEKVPAGKYTLLVVMSRLGLEDYRLNIRLPLADPKPLAVVMKERVYESDEVVVVSRPAEESEAAANKPAMIAVVKRAEFEDRAKTVADVIMETPGAGIQTMGGLGDYTEVSLRGSNSQQVQVYIDGMLLNEANGGAVNLSTIPLSQTEQVEVWRSGAPAQFGGSAAGGVINIRTRDFLTSNRNFSVGYGSFNTMTVHSLGQFPAGKGQMLLSGGFSSSNNAFQFKSDNGTAYNPDDDYWTVRKNDGFREGNLMGKYRALIGADIILDLSEHLLSNRKELPGRDIVQNSGAWLATTRNLFQARFTLGRFFHDRLEAEPNLYHIYTREHYSDLSNTVGWGSQDNFYRTNTVRFNIPFLYRAGGRGAFTLTPGADHESYRPEQRLQRTIPLSCDREHYSLTLDASLRFIRERLVVTSTIQRERFHSTFEGQPSSTNPVTPKSSLILLTSSQGGVRFALSKNLSVSANYGDVGRAPGFYELFGDRGTTVSNPALRPERAERWDSGMKSSYENNRLPLGFSLEYAWFQNRYQDLIQWYTNDAGFLFPANVAKSWVRGTELVFSGRAGNHLSCSGNWTFQKSRVTGETNRIYRDKELPNRPGDYGSLKMKYALGRLVPFWFMNHKGAYYLDRANQPHKLYPGRTMHDIGITVPFDKLRVKMSFDIKNVTDVHTFDTQGMPLPGRSLSSTAEWGF